Proteins encoded together in one Gemmatimonadota bacterium window:
- a CDS encoding MFS transporter — protein MLAYTVICLIGVLLMTTLQPGMVVAGFVIFVIANVGFESALVFYNAYLPDIAPPEKQGWVSGLGFGVGYLGSALGLLMVLPFAETRTQVVWLLVAAFFLIFSLPAFFYLPRDQGGGMSVPQAARWGITNFREIVREVWLLKDLRNFLIAFFFYIDGVLTIIVTAGTVATETFGFTPNDTLILFLVVQISALVGAFALAKPTDTYGPKKILNGVLVLWIVASVSAFFIQNPTLFWGMAVMVGLGLGSVQSASRTFMSSLIPDGKEAEMFGFYALCGKSSSVMGPLLFGGAALVFRGNQRPGFLLIAVLFVIGLALLQRVNDPKAAAS, from the coding sequence ATGCTCGCCTACACGGTGATCTGCCTGATCGGTGTGCTGCTGATGACCACGCTCCAACCGGGCATGGTCGTCGCCGGCTTCGTGATATTCGTGATCGCGAACGTCGGCTTCGAGAGCGCTCTGGTCTTCTACAATGCCTACCTGCCGGACATCGCCCCGCCGGAGAAGCAGGGCTGGGTCTCTGGACTGGGATTCGGCGTGGGGTATCTCGGATCTGCGCTCGGCCTGCTCATGGTGCTCCCCTTCGCGGAGACTCGGACCCAAGTGGTGTGGCTGCTCGTAGCGGCCTTCTTTCTGATCTTTTCGCTCCCGGCATTCTTCTATCTCCCGCGCGACCAAGGCGGGGGGATGAGCGTGCCACAGGCCGCCCGGTGGGGCATCACCAACTTTCGCGAGATCGTGCGCGAAGTGTGGCTGCTCAAGGATCTCCGCAACTTCCTGATCGCCTTCTTCTTCTATATCGACGGCGTGTTGACGATCATCGTGACCGCGGGGACCGTCGCTACGGAGACCTTCGGCTTCACCCCGAACGACACGCTTATTCTCTTTCTGGTCGTTCAGATTTCCGCCCTCGTGGGCGCGTTCGCTCTCGCCAAGCCCACGGACACCTATGGGCCCAAGAAGATCCTGAACGGTGTGCTCGTGCTGTGGATCGTCGCCAGCGTGTCTGCCTTCTTCATTCAGAACCCAACGCTGTTCTGGGGAATGGCGGTCATGGTTGGGCTGGGACTCGGCTCGGTGCAGTCCGCGAGCCGGACCTTCATGTCTTCGCTGATCCCGGACGGCAAGGAGGCCGAGATGTTCGGATTTTACGCGCTGTGCGGAAAGTCATCGTCTGTCATGGGCCCACTGCTCTTCGGGGGCGCTGCGCTCGTGTTCAGGGGCAATCAGCGTCCCGGCTTCCTGCTGATCGCTGTCCTATTCGTTATCGGCCTCGCTCTGCTCCAGCGCGTGAACGACCCGAAGGCGGCGGCATCCTGA
- a CDS encoding stage 0 sporulation protein, with the protein MPGFAEISFKGTRKDYYAYQGLDLRPGQHVIVEADRGEDMGEVSAVGVIAERKCSSSSGGCATPAPERRVLRFARRDEAARARTLRTDEDRVRSEARTLVAKHELKMKVTEAEWQFDRNKLIIYFTAEKRVDFRQLVRDLARTFRTRIELKQIGVRDEAALLGGVGRCGRELCCSTWLPELKPVSLQLAKDQRLSLNPAQISGCCGRLMCCLMYEHRTYVEARRRFPREGQKIRTATGHERVAAVDIWNETVSLKNDEGQRRTISLDELKGEVSQPQRDSP; encoded by the coding sequence GTGCCGGGCTTCGCTGAGATCAGCTTCAAGGGCACGCGCAAGGACTACTACGCGTATCAAGGCCTCGACCTGCGTCCAGGTCAGCATGTGATCGTCGAGGCCGATCGTGGTGAGGACATGGGTGAGGTGTCCGCGGTCGGGGTGATCGCCGAGAGGAAGTGCTCATCGTCGAGCGGCGGCTGCGCCACCCCCGCCCCCGAACGCCGAGTGCTCCGTTTCGCACGCAGGGACGAAGCCGCGCGGGCGCGAACGCTTCGCACGGACGAGGATCGAGTGCGTTCGGAAGCACGAACCCTCGTCGCGAAGCACGAGCTCAAGATGAAGGTCACCGAGGCCGAGTGGCAGTTCGATCGCAACAAGCTGATCATCTACTTCACCGCGGAGAAACGAGTCGACTTCCGGCAGCTCGTGCGCGACCTAGCCCGCACGTTCCGCACGCGCATCGAACTCAAGCAGATCGGCGTGCGCGACGAGGCCGCGCTGCTCGGCGGCGTTGGGCGTTGCGGCCGGGAGCTGTGCTGCTCGACCTGGCTACCCGAACTCAAGCCGGTCTCCCTCCAGCTCGCCAAGGACCAGCGCCTCTCGCTGAACCCCGCACAGATCAGTGGCTGCTGCGGACGCCTCATGTGCTGCCTGATGTACGAGCACCGTACGTACGTCGAGGCGAGACGGCGGTTCCCCAGGGAGGGACAGAAAATCCGCACCGCGACGGGGCACGAGCGAGTAGCCGCCGTAGATATCTGGAACGAAACAGTCTCGCTCAAGAACGACGAGGGTCAGCGGCGCACGATCTCGCTGGACGAATTGAAGGGCGAGGTCAGCCAGCCACAGCGGGACTCACCGTGA
- a CDS encoding acetyl-CoA carboxylase carboxyltransferase subunit alpha, with translation MHLEFERDIVEVQAQIDKLLDLADRKGIDVADEVELLRAKLNELKGQTYENLRPIEQVQVARHPQRPYTLDYIERIFTDWLELHGDRAFRDDEAIVGGWARLRGTSVMVIGHQKGRDMKDNLRRNFGMAHPEGYRKALRLMKQAEKFGKPVITLIDTPGAYPGIGAEERGQAEAIASNLRGMARLRTPLISVVIGEGGSGGALALGVTDRILMLEHSVYSVISPEGCAAILWRSAEHREKAATALRLTSKDSVEFGICDEVIDEPLGGAQADWDVTAQRVGDALERHLNDLSALSPEALLESRWAKYAAIGAWHEA, from the coding sequence ATGCACCTAGAGTTCGAGCGCGACATCGTCGAGGTTCAGGCGCAGATCGACAAACTGCTCGATCTGGCGGACCGAAAGGGCATCGACGTCGCCGACGAGGTGGAACTCCTGAGAGCCAAGCTCAACGAGCTCAAGGGGCAGACCTACGAGAACCTACGACCCATCGAACAGGTTCAGGTCGCTCGTCATCCCCAGCGTCCGTATACGCTCGACTACATCGAACGAATCTTCACGGATTGGCTCGAGCTCCACGGAGACCGTGCGTTTCGTGACGACGAAGCGATCGTGGGCGGTTGGGCCCGGCTGCGTGGGACGTCCGTGATGGTCATCGGCCACCAGAAAGGCCGGGACATGAAGGACAACCTGCGCCGCAACTTCGGAATGGCGCACCCGGAAGGGTACCGGAAGGCGCTCCGGCTCATGAAGCAGGCGGAAAAGTTCGGGAAGCCCGTGATCACCCTGATCGACACTCCTGGCGCGTATCCCGGCATCGGCGCCGAAGAGCGTGGGCAGGCCGAAGCGATCGCGAGCAATCTGCGCGGGATGGCCCGTCTCCGGACCCCGCTCATCAGCGTCGTGATCGGCGAAGGTGGGTCCGGCGGGGCTCTGGCGCTCGGGGTCACCGACCGCATCTTGATGCTCGAACACTCGGTGTACTCGGTCATCTCCCCCGAGGGGTGCGCGGCGATCCTATGGCGTTCCGCCGAGCATCGCGAAAAGGCTGCGACGGCGCTGCGGCTCACGTCCAAGGACTCGGTGGAGTTCGGCATCTGCGACGAGGTCATTGACGAGCCGCTGGGGGGGGCGCAGGCCGACTGGGACGTCACCGCGCAACGGGTCGGGGACGCGCTGGAGCGTCACCTGAACGACCTGAGCGCGCTGTCCCCCGAGGCTCTGCTCGAGAGCCGGTGGGCCAAGTACGCGGCCATCGGCGCGTGGCACGAGGCCTAG
- the metG gene encoding methionine--tRNA ligase: protein MTEPRRRYITTPIYYASGDPHIGHAYTTILSDMLARFERQNGTDVLFLTGTDEHGPKIQDEAERRGMQPLELCDLMAERFSAAWTTLGISHDRFIRTTEGEHKSIVTAFLQRLWDRGQIYQAPYSGWYCIHEERFWTEKDLGPDSTCPDCGRTVSHLEETNYFFRMSEYQEALIAHIEQNPDWIVPEERKNEVLGFLQKPLGDLSISRPKSRVSWGITLPFDEDHTAYVWVDALINYLTASGAIDPTRPVGEQGFEDVSGSWWPCDLHLVGKDIITTHAVYWPTLLMGVGLPLPRQILAHGWWLVGDAKMSKSIGNVIDPLALSDDFGADAVRWYLLREMPTGSDASYTAERFMTRYEELANVLGNLASRVISMVGRYRDGVVPDARGTGLDEQIESTFATARHAMERYKVHEALAAAMDLARTANGYVEDRQPWSQAKDPVAASELDETLASLCRVLAVLCALFEPVAPQKMAELAARLGLGAVPTLDEARAVSLAGQTVSKGNPLFPRVDPA from the coding sequence GTGACGGAGCCACGGCGGAGGTACATCACCACGCCTATCTACTATGCGTCTGGCGACCCTCACATCGGGCATGCCTACACGACGATCCTCTCAGATATGCTCGCGCGCTTCGAACGGCAGAACGGCACTGACGTCTTGTTCCTCACGGGCACGGACGAACACGGCCCCAAGATCCAGGACGAAGCCGAGCGCCGAGGGATGCAGCCATTGGAGCTGTGCGACCTCATGGCCGAACGCTTCTCAGCCGCATGGACGACGCTCGGCATCTCTCACGACCGTTTCATCCGGACGACCGAAGGCGAGCACAAGTCGATCGTCACCGCGTTCCTGCAGCGCCTCTGGGACCGTGGCCAGATCTATCAGGCTCCGTACTCGGGATGGTACTGCATCCACGAGGAGCGGTTCTGGACCGAAAAGGACCTGGGTCCGGACAGTACGTGCCCCGACTGCGGTCGGACCGTCAGTCATCTGGAAGAGACGAACTATTTCTTCAGGATGAGCGAGTACCAAGAGGCGCTAATCGCACACATCGAGCAGAACCCCGACTGGATCGTGCCGGAGGAGCGGAAGAACGAGGTTCTGGGCTTCCTCCAGAAGCCGCTCGGCGACCTCTCGATCTCGAGACCGAAGTCGCGCGTCAGTTGGGGCATCACCCTCCCTTTCGACGAAGACCACACGGCGTACGTGTGGGTCGACGCGCTGATCAACTACCTCACCGCCTCCGGTGCGATCGATCCGACTCGGCCCGTCGGCGAGCAGGGCTTCGAGGACGTGTCCGGCTCGTGGTGGCCCTGCGACTTGCACCTGGTCGGCAAGGACATCATCACCACACACGCGGTGTACTGGCCGACGCTTCTGATGGGCGTCGGCCTGCCGCTGCCGAGGCAGATCCTGGCTCACGGTTGGTGGCTGGTCGGTGACGCCAAGATGTCGAAGTCGATCGGGAATGTGATCGACCCGCTCGCGTTGAGCGACGACTTCGGTGCCGACGCGGTACGCTGGTATCTCCTCCGCGAGATGCCCACCGGCTCCGACGCCTCGTACACGGCCGAGCGCTTCATGACGCGATACGAAGAGCTAGCGAACGTGCTCGGAAACCTCGCGAGTCGAGTTATCTCCATGGTTGGCAGGTATCGCGACGGGGTCGTCCCGGATGCGCGCGGGACGGGGCTCGACGAGCAGATCGAGTCCACGTTCGCGACCGCGCGGCACGCGATGGAGCGGTACAAAGTGCATGAGGCTCTAGCGGCGGCGATGGACTTGGCGCGGACAGCCAACGGATACGTCGAAGATCGTCAACCGTGGTCGCAGGCCAAAGACCCAGTCGCGGCTTCGGAGTTGGACGAGACGCTGGCGAGCCTGTGTCGGGTGCTCGCGGTTCTGTGTGCGCTCTTCGAGCCCGTGGCCCCTCAGAAGATGGCCGAGCTGGCTGCACGGTTAGGGCTGGGCGCAGTCCCGACGCTGGATGAAGCGCGCGCCGTCTCCTTGGCAGGGCAAACCGTCTCGAAGGGGAATCCCCTTTTCCCCCGCGTGGACCCTGCTTGA